The genomic region ACGATCAAACTTTTTAAACAACAGAATATTTATTGAGCCGTTCAGAGAGTCTTGTGGACACATCTGATCCTCACAGGTAATGATAGAAATATAAGAGAGATTGAGCTGAACAGGTTTCTGATGGAAGTGATCTGGTTTAGTAGAGTTTATGTGGAACTGGAATGAGTTGAACTGAATCAGGTTTAAGCATGTCAAATACTCAGCTACTTTAGTTGTTTACTGCACTGAAATTGTTTCAGAATTGTATTAAAAGTGTCATTTGATTGGTTGTAAAGCAAAGTTTGGTGTTTTTGTGATTTTGTCACATTATATAAAGactaaagaaacaggaagtaaaATGAGCTACAGACAGACTGAACACAAACCTGCTAAACTGCAGCtgaaaatcacatttatatCAAGGAGATTAAAACTATACCAAGACATACAATATATCTGTTCATTTTGAGGGGAAAGGTTATCTGTACttaaatttcatttaatataaaaagcAGTTCCTCATTCagattgtgttttattttttatttattttttcttaaaaaggCATCAAGAGAGGAAGAGCAATGGCAGAATATTTCCCAACATCACCGAAAAGACGAGAAAGGACAGGGAGTGTGGATGTTCCTCCATGTGAGTCAATAACCCAATCAAATCTCTTAAATTTTATCTTCTTCAAAGTAGCCACCTGTTTTCTAGATTTAAGCTCTGCACATTCTGCACATTCTCTCAACAAGATTTTCACTACACTAGTGAAGGTGATTTATGTTTTTCATTTCTCTGTCCAGTGATGTCATCCTCCAGCAGTCCACTGACTGAGGAGCTTCAGTGCTCAATATGTCTGGACGTGTTCACTGATCCAGTCAGCACTCCATGTGGACACAACTTCTGCAAGACATGTCTGAATAAGTGCTGGGACAACAGCCAGACCTGCAACTGTCCAAATTGTAAAGAAACATTCAAGATCAGACCTGATCTCAAGATTAACACCACACTCCGTGAGCTCGTAGATCActataaaaagaaaagtcctGCAAGAAAACCTGAAGTTCTGAAAAAACCTGAAGTTCTGTGTGACGTCTGTGAGGAAAGAAAGCTGGAAGCCCTGAAGTCGTGTCTGGTGTGTCAGAGCTCTTACTGTGAAACTCACCTGGAGCCTCATTTGAGAGTGGCAGGTTTAAAGAAACACAAACTGATCAATCCTGTGAGGAATCTGGAGAACTATATATGTCAGAAACATGAGAGACCTCTGGAGCTGTTCTGTAGAGATGATCAGACGTGTGTGTGTCCGATGTGTGACGTCACAGACCACAAGAACCACAACACTGTTTCTTTagaagaggagagtgaagagaAGAAGGTAAAAGTTACTATTAAAACTGGTTTTAAATGGCTCGTATATAGTCTTGAGAGACCACCTCAAAAGGGAACGTCTCCGGTTACTTAGTGTAACCACGGTTCCCTGAGagaagggaacgagacactgtaTACACTGCTGTGTTACATAGCTCAGAGTCTTTGTCAGCTGCGCTCTGCTTCACACCAAGATTCTGAGGCAATGGCATCCAGCGCTGCCTTATAGTGCGGGGGAGCCTGCCTCTGTTTTATGTGAGATACCATAAGGCTTCAGTATTTGAGGAAGGAGGAGATAACCCCATAGCAGCATTGAAAAAAATGagttattgtattattatttttattatattattattattttttatgaatatatTGGCCTTTTTAACAGGCATCTATCGATGATGCAGTGTCCCTCCTGTCCTGAGAGAAGGGTATCAATGTTTTATAGTCACCAATAACATCATACCATGATCTTATTGTGTTCCTACTTGACTTAAGCTCAAGTTTCACATTAAATGTGATTACTACTTTTAATAGGGTATAATATCTATTTTAATATGCCATTTGAAGCAATGCATGTTTGCGCAATTTcgttatattttttatacagtGGTGTGctgtgggattttttttttacttatcaAAACTGctgaggcaaaaaaaaaaggttaggGACAGTAAATCTCTGTCATGATGAATGTGTCTGTGTTGTTCTGTGTCTATAGACTGAACTGATGAAGACACAGAAAGATGTGCAGCAGATGATCCAGGACAGAATCAAGAAGATTCAAGATGTCAAACACTCAGCAAAAGTCAGAAAAGTGAGTTCAATTATGTAATtcagttttataaaatatttattacatcAGTTAGTTCAGGggactttttactgtttgtatcactctgCCGGTGTGTATTTGTTTCAGTAAGTCTGTCAGCTTGTGTTTTAGTGGTGGATATTTTACTCTTCGAATTTGCggtttgatattcagatttcttttgGCTATAAACCCACAGTGCGCTGTCGTAGACATACAAATAATATCGGATGTGTTACGTAACGGTGTGTAGTGAAAGGCACAAGGACGAAGGAGAATATGAATAATGGTATTTAATGACAAAACAGGCAGGTAACTCACTTTaacaaagttaaaattaaaCACTGAAATGCAATACAATTTGATTGTGAAACAAACCAGGCTCAGTCTAAAACAAGTTATTTTGTATTCCAGTGGTCTGTGTGTTCATTATAAATTGACGTTAAACATGAAGAACGCCTATTTTTCACATTCCTGACTAGCGGACTTACCAAAGGGTTTATGAAcaagagctttgctgtgaaaaaattcacaaaTCAAGCAGGCTAAGAGGACACTGGTTTCAGTGTTCTAATGTCCAACTTTTGAAGGTATACGCATTATAAAATTagtcacttaaaaaaaaaatgatttcggACCTAAGGGCCGCGTCATACGAATTCACAAATCATGAACAGCGACATGCGATATTATTTGCTTGTCTACAACAGCGCACTGCTGGTTTATAGCCAAATTAAATCTGAATATCAAACTGCAAACTATCTTTAGTGCGTTCATTGCTTCCCACACCAGACTGTCCTCCaatccaaaaaaaaattaccctaTGGGTCGTTTTTACAAGCACCTcattacgacctatatttacgttttaaagtcatgcgccctctagctggtgtaaaaataatgacagtgtcgtgttacgtctgtcgtcatgaacttatgactgtcgttaccaatcaaaatgcgtgttcatttaaatgcaatgtgtggagtGTTTACACCATTTGTCCAATTTCCAATTAGcaaaactctttttttattGACGACTACAGCCACCCCACaatacaacacaacacaacacccCACAACCTAACCTTAGTGATttagtgcatatacactttgAGCACATGCAATCCttgggatcgaacccacgatctcatgatcacatgatcacatgattgcatattgttgtatattgcaatgctctgccaattgagctacgcGAAACCTGAAATATGAcacagataaaagggaacaatgcattaaaatgaaagtccTGTTGTcaataggggcgcaactttagcaaacgctcctatgggtcgtatttcatgaattaaaatgaaagtgtcctgttgtcgaggtgcaactttagtaaacgctcctatgggccgtatttcagggaagtgacaaatgacCTAGGCGTAGCCTATTGGTTGGAGGACATGTTGCATTACGTCATAGACATAACAATGCAGTAGCTTAATAAGACAAGCTATAAATCAGTTTCCTGATTCAAAAAGGGAAGATAATCAGAATCAGCATCTCTAAGAAGGAAGATAAGAAAAGGCAAAAACTCAACTCAAAAACAAACTATAAATCACTTTCCTGATCCAGAAGGGGAAAAAAGCAGTACAACAATCTATAATCAATTTCCTGATTCAGACCTTTGGGAAACAAtgtatttaaagtaaaaatacaaaaagtttCTCTGGATTTACACTTCATGTCGATATCTCTTCCCTGACCTACTGAATAAACTTCAAcgccaaaataaaaaaagctcaCAAAAAGAATGTGAATGCTGTTGGACAGCATATAACATAAATGACATGAATTATATGTGatgacatttttataaatatatttttacctGTTCTAGGATGTGAGAATCATTTCAACCTCCTAGTAAATTGGAATTGAGttacagtttccacatttaTAATTAGCCAGAGGAATTACAAATGGTAGATGCTTGGAAAGACTTTTACATACAGAACTAAAGAGTTCTTCAAATTCTTTGCTTTACGAAATGACATCAAGGGGGGATGTTTAAAAGTTTTAGGAAGATCTGGGTCTGAAAGCGGAAATAAACAAAGTAACTGTCAATATTGTGAATGCAAGTTACTGAATATTAAATTTGATTGTAAAACTGCTATTGCAATCTTGATTACAtgctttttattcttttttactTTGATCAGTTAAAGTAATAGCACATCTCTTCACAACAAGACACATGATTTTCATTCAGTGCAGTCGGTGCAGGATGAAGTTATTTTGAAAATCCTCTGATAATAATGAAGTTTGAGCAATAGTAACACTGATTCTTGTCTTATCAAACACCACTAATAACGTGTTGATTGTCCTGGTTGAGCAGAGAAACACAGAGAAGGAGAAAGCAGCCCGTGTCGAGCTCTTCACTGATCTCATCCGCTCCATTGAGAGATGTCAGACTGAACTGCTGGAGATGATGGAGGAGCAGCAGAAAGCAGCAGAGAAACAGGAGGAAGAGCTCATTGAAGAGCTGGAGCAGGAGATCATTGAGCTAAAGATGAGAAACACTGAGCTGGAGCAGCTCTCACACACTGAAGATCACCTCCACCTCCTACAGGTCAGTCAACATCTCTCTGATCAATGATAATGCAGTATATGACACCATAACACTCCCCATGATGAAGGATTTCTCCTCTCTCCTGCTGTAGATTTACTCATCCCTGTGCAGCTCTAGAAACACCAGGAACTGGCCTGAGATCAGTGTGAAGACTGATGAGAGTCTGGAGACTCTGAGGAGAGCTCTGATTCAACTGCAGGACACTCTACAGGAGAAACTCACACTAACTGGTATGACAATATCAAATACACCGTACAGatacatatattaaaaacagaacattatcattaaaaatgtaataaaagagagagacacaagaGTTAATGGTTACTCAAGCACTCCTTGTGTTGTCTAAggataaacataaatattaaatattaatataatatttaaatcaaaacacaagacagaaaaaagaaaacctaatatacaatatacaaattatttttttctcacaactgGTCGAACTCAGGTAGGTGATACAATAATGGACTTCTCTATGACATAACCatcttaaaattaataataaaaaagataattaaCTGAAACAAATTAGTTGGACattaaagcattaaaataacagtttgatATTAAAATTTCATGAATTTCACTATAACAATAAAGCGAGATGAGAGTTAGTAGAACTCAAGCGCTCCTCTGTAGTTGCACTGCAGTTGTCATAAATAGACATatgtagaaaataaataaaatacatacaaataattttatatttctgtaGCCCAAATATGATGTGGGATGGTCACATTATTATCATCAGCTCACAGTTCTTCTTGAAGAGGACCGATCATTTTCAGCTCTAATTTCAGAAAACATATAAAGCTGTATAGAGGGGAAACTGAAAAGAGAAACATTAATATTCAATTAATTGTAAACATTCATTATGCATGCAAATCAGTTTAGCAGAGAATAACTTTAAATGTTTCACCAAAGATATAAGCGTTCAGAACTTACAAGCTGCGTCCGAAATTGAATACTTACTATATAGTacgtgaaaaacagtatgcaaaCAGAGTAGTATATCCAAATTCATAGTATTCAAAAAACAGTTGGCGAGTACCCAGATGACTTACTACTTCCAgggagattctgaagtgcgaatacgatggacactttactatcccacaaggccacgggagaggatttgtgaatggagttGAAGGACCATAACTGAAGCTGGTTGGTCATGTGACCGTAACAGCATGCAGGATGTAGTGCGTCTGAATCCATTCATTCTACACgcattcatactatataaaacatactttttcaatGGTTGTGgagtaaatttaaattcaaatgtagtacctactcaacAGTATGTGATTTTGAACGCAGTAATCTTTCTTACAAGTCAGATcatggattttcatgacatcaccacagactgcagcttctcatcagatcttctattcaatcaaatgctctctagaatctaaagCTTTCCGCCCCACATTAAAAATAGAAACTGAAGCTGACACTGAAATTTtttacatggtgaatggcacatagtgcactatataggggTTAGGGAATGAtgaagtgtaaatatgcttttcaTTGAGGCTAATGATGGCTGGTTTAACGTTAGTGTCATGCGAACTGCAGAGGACACACAGTCTGCTCTGGTCCAGAGACACGATAGCACAGAGTGAATCATATCCGTGAGTCAGCGTATAGACCACAAAACATAtcggacccatttgaattctaaacagaatgctgtattttaaagcgATATAGAGGTGATTAGTaggagaaacggttagagattagaaggaaactgaGTTTTTACCAAGATCAAcggctctggccgagctgtgatataaaaaaatcggtattggctattttaaaaaagaaaaaaagagttgTTCGATATGTCCCttcctgtcttcctgtttcagttaaaattgcaatcaaaatattgaataatgctgcatgttccaaggcacttcagtgggcctttaaagaAATCCTTAAAGCCTGTCTATAATTTCACACATAAAACATCTTAAAGATCTAATTATGTTTTATTGTCATGTGTCTCTACAGTTCTGAAGAGGATGCAGCAGTATGAAGGTACAGTGTGTGTCTGAACTACACTAGATTACATTCATATACTCACAGCTTCATTACTGTCTTACAGGATGATTAAACACTGGATATTACAAACAGCATCACAAAATGtctgttttaaaatgtgattcataTTCTCTGTTTTCTCAGTGGATGTGACTCTGGATCCTGATACAGCTCATCCTAAACTCATCCTG from Chanodichthys erythropterus isolate Z2021 chromosome 15, ASM2448905v1, whole genome shotgun sequence harbors:
- the LOC137037635 gene encoding E3 ubiquitin-protein ligase TRIM39-like, translating into MAEYFPTSPKRRERTGSVDVPPLMSSSSSPLTEELQCSICLDVFTDPVSTPCGHNFCKTCLNKCWDNSQTCNCPNCKETFKIRPDLKINTTLRELVDHYKKKSPARKPEVLKKPEVLCDVCEERKLEALKSCLVCQSSYCETHLEPHLRVAGLKKHKLINPVRNLENYICQKHERPLELFCRDDQTCVCPMCDVTDHKNHNTVSLEEESEEKKTELMKTQKDVQQMIQDRIKKIQDVKHSAKVRKRNTEKEKAARVELFTDLIRSIERCQTELLEMMEEQQKAAEKQEEELIEELEQEIIELKMRNTELEQLSHTEDHLHLLQIYSSLCSSRNTRNWPEISVKTDESLETLRRALIQLQDTLQEKLTLTVLKRMQQYEVDVTLDPDTAHPKLILSDDGKQVRHGDKTQKLPDKPARFKICVDVLGKEGFSSGRIYFMVHVKGKTDWCLGVARESIKRNGNISARPSNGFWTVRLRNENEYLACVDPAVSLCLRVKPQRVGVFVDYEEGLVSFYDVESSSHIYSFTGQSFTGKLFPYFSPCFNNGGKNSNPLIITSSH